One window of Vanessa atalanta chromosome 9, ilVanAtal1.2, whole genome shotgun sequence genomic DNA carries:
- the LOC125066226 gene encoding E3 ubiquitin-protein ligase RNF8-like isoform X2 gives MQDTYPTLVSCKPLKAEFNNVQEIPVTSENFTIGRGLNNNVVIPFVAISRNHCKLKKNNVDWIIEDHSSFGIIINGNKIGKGNQKIIKHNDILTFEATQEFIYKFVCNDNELMPSSKKRIKLDPNATSTSLINDMKNKFEESQNYAIRHIEDKIHNTKQIKSTNILLKEQLQLDMKRKINHLESNFACQIENLKGKKDEVEKQKALLIEERDAQLAALKEDMEGKISELMEQIKKHNEIETELIKENNLLKEKMLKEREDFLLELNRESSLKQDMLDKLEAKMVEQEEVRLKEKQEFEELLKNKTELLKLEKEKELHKLSEQKKKRECELMEELNNIKKNLEEQVERTEKQRCDAQKQLNNQMEEMKKAKNEDKFKMEKLMHEREEIQKRLNEAQQNSEKFIEELKARVTEREVELAALAAERIQKQAEQSSEVISSLQEQLEKVRSQLQNVESENKKLLKNSEPVAKEESSNSTLAEFGEIMESELQCSICAELFVAAITLNCSHTFCKYCITTWKKKKMDCPICRSPITSECRSLVLDSFIEKMVQNLTEEMKKKRRDMLKSREELESELTESELTSQLNTSTSRRRDSFEFDEDESAELSFEEEEEGEGENPDFEYFDFFDYGSDGDIDESYESDSDS, from the exons atGCAAGATACTTACCCAACTTTGGTATCCTGTAAACCTTTAAAAGCAGAATTTAACAATGTACAAGAAATTCCAGTAACATCAGAAAAT tttaCCATTGGACGTGGCCTGAACAACAATGTAGTCATACCATTTGTAGCCATATCTCGAAACcattgtaaattgaaaaaaaataatgttgactGGATAATTGAAGACCACAGTTCATTTGGAATTATAATCAATGGTAATAAAATAGGCAAAGGCAatcaaaagataataaaacacaatGACATCTTAACATTTGAAGCTACACaagagtttatatataaatttgtttgtaatgaCAACGAACTAATGCCTTCCTCAAAAAAACGAATCAAATTAGATCCAAATGCAACCAGTACCAGTTTGATAAATGAcatgaaaaacaaatttgagGAATCACAGAATTATGCAATAAGACATATCGAAGataaaatacacaatacaaaacaaataaaaagcacaaatattttactaaaagaaCAGCTACAACTAGATATGAAACGAAAAATAAACCATCTCGAAAGTAATTTTGCATGTCAAATTGagaatttaaaaggaaaaaaggaTGAAGTCGAAAAACAAAAAGCACTCCTTATAGAAGAGAGAGATGCACAACTGGCAGCTTTAAAAGAGGATATGGAAGGAAAAATATCAGAACTAATG gaacagataaaaaaacacaatgaaATTGAAACTGAACTCattaaggaaaataatttgttaaaagaaaaaatgttaaaagaaaGAGAAGACTTTCTTTTAGAATTGAATAGAGAGAGTTCATTAAAACAGGATATGTTAGATAAACTGGAAGCAAAAATGGTTGAACAAGAGGAAGTgagattaaaagaaaaacaagaaTTTGAGGAACTTCTGAAGAATAAAACAGAGTTACttaaattagaaaaagaaaag gaaCTACACAAATTATCTGAACAGAAAAAGAAAAGGGAATGTGAATTGATGGAAGAGCTTAACAACATAAAGAAAAACCTTGAGGAACAAGTTGAGCGAACTGAAAAACAGAGATGCGATGCTCAAAAACAACTTAACAATCAAATGGAGGAAATGAAAAAGGCTAAGAATGAGGacaaatttaaaatggaaaagCTG ATGCACGAACGAGAAGAAATTCAGAAAAGGCTAAATGAGGCACAACAAAATTCTGAAAAATTTATCGAAGAACTGAAG GCAAGAGTCACAGAGAGAGAGGTAGAGCTTGCGGCTCTGGCAGCTGAAAGAATACAAAAACAAGCTGAACAATCAAGTGAAGTTATAAGCTCATTACAGGAACAATTGGAAAAG GTCCGAAGTCAACTTCAAAATGTcgaaagtgaaaataaaaaacttctAAAGAACTCTGAACCAGTCGCCAAAGAGGAGAGCTCAAACAGTACACTCGCTGAATTCGGTGAAATAATGGAAAGTGAACTGCAGTGCAGTATATGTGCGGAACTCTTCGTGGCCGCGATCACACTCAACTGCTCTCACACGTTCTGCAAATACTGCATCACTACTTGGAAGAAGAAAAAGATGGATTGTCCGATATGCCG TTCACCCATAACATCGGAGTGCAGAAGCTTAGTACTCGACTCGTTTATAGAAAAAATGGTACAAAATCTAACAGAAGAAATGAAGAAAAAGAGACGAGATATGTTGAAAAGTCGAGAag AACTTGAATCCGAACTGACTGAATCCGAACTGACGAGTCAACTGAACACGAGTACGAGTCG acgAAGAGACTCTTTTGAATTCGACGAAGACGAAAGCGCCGAACTATCAttcgaggaggaggaggaggggGAGGGGGAGAACCCGGAttt cgaATACTTCGATTTCTTCGATTACGGGAGTGATGGCGACATCGACGAATCCTACGAATCAGATTCCGACAGTTGA
- the LOC125066226 gene encoding E3 ubiquitin-protein ligase RNF8-like isoform X1 produces the protein MQDTYPTLVSCKPLKAEFNNVQEIPVTSENFTIGRGLNNNVVIPFVAISRNHCKLKKNNVDWIIEDHSSFGIIINGNKIGKGNQKIIKHNDILTFEATQEFIYKFVCNDNELMPSSKKRIKLDPNATSTSLINDMKNKFEESQNYAIRHIEDKIHNTKQIKSTNILLKEQLQLDMKRKINHLESNFACQIENLKGKKDEVEKQKALLIEERDAQLAALKEDMEGKISELMEQIKKHNEIETELIKENNLLKEKMLKEREDFLLELNRESSLKQDMLDKLEAKMVEQEEVRLKEKQEFEELLKNKTELLKLEKEKELHKLSEQKKKRECELMEELNNIKKNLEEQVERTEKQRCDAQKQLNNQMEEMKKAKNEDKFKMEKLMHEREEIQKRLNEAQQNSEKFIEELKARVTEREVELAALAAERIQKQAEQSSEVISSLQEQLEKVRSQLQNVESENKKLLKNSEPVAKEESSNSTLAEFGEIMESELQCSICAELFVAAITLNCSHTFCKYCITTWKKKKMDCPICRSPITSECRSLVLDSFIEKMVQNLTEEMKKKRRDMLKSREDEETLLNSTKTKAPNYHSRRRRRGRGRTRISNTSISSITGVMATSTNPTNQIPTVDLTALRIGSTAPIFRQRIVSNEVIVLGDENPAAPSTRARSTSQRDLSL, from the exons atGCAAGATACTTACCCAACTTTGGTATCCTGTAAACCTTTAAAAGCAGAATTTAACAATGTACAAGAAATTCCAGTAACATCAGAAAAT tttaCCATTGGACGTGGCCTGAACAACAATGTAGTCATACCATTTGTAGCCATATCTCGAAACcattgtaaattgaaaaaaaataatgttgactGGATAATTGAAGACCACAGTTCATTTGGAATTATAATCAATGGTAATAAAATAGGCAAAGGCAatcaaaagataataaaacacaatGACATCTTAACATTTGAAGCTACACaagagtttatatataaatttgtttgtaatgaCAACGAACTAATGCCTTCCTCAAAAAAACGAATCAAATTAGATCCAAATGCAACCAGTACCAGTTTGATAAATGAcatgaaaaacaaatttgagGAATCACAGAATTATGCAATAAGACATATCGAAGataaaatacacaatacaaaacaaataaaaagcacaaatattttactaaaagaaCAGCTACAACTAGATATGAAACGAAAAATAAACCATCTCGAAAGTAATTTTGCATGTCAAATTGagaatttaaaaggaaaaaaggaTGAAGTCGAAAAACAAAAAGCACTCCTTATAGAAGAGAGAGATGCACAACTGGCAGCTTTAAAAGAGGATATGGAAGGAAAAATATCAGAACTAATG gaacagataaaaaaacacaatgaaATTGAAACTGAACTCattaaggaaaataatttgttaaaagaaaaaatgttaaaagaaaGAGAAGACTTTCTTTTAGAATTGAATAGAGAGAGTTCATTAAAACAGGATATGTTAGATAAACTGGAAGCAAAAATGGTTGAACAAGAGGAAGTgagattaaaagaaaaacaagaaTTTGAGGAACTTCTGAAGAATAAAACAGAGTTACttaaattagaaaaagaaaag gaaCTACACAAATTATCTGAACAGAAAAAGAAAAGGGAATGTGAATTGATGGAAGAGCTTAACAACATAAAGAAAAACCTTGAGGAACAAGTTGAGCGAACTGAAAAACAGAGATGCGATGCTCAAAAACAACTTAACAATCAAATGGAGGAAATGAAAAAGGCTAAGAATGAGGacaaatttaaaatggaaaagCTG ATGCACGAACGAGAAGAAATTCAGAAAAGGCTAAATGAGGCACAACAAAATTCTGAAAAATTTATCGAAGAACTGAAG GCAAGAGTCACAGAGAGAGAGGTAGAGCTTGCGGCTCTGGCAGCTGAAAGAATACAAAAACAAGCTGAACAATCAAGTGAAGTTATAAGCTCATTACAGGAACAATTGGAAAAG GTCCGAAGTCAACTTCAAAATGTcgaaagtgaaaataaaaaacttctAAAGAACTCTGAACCAGTCGCCAAAGAGGAGAGCTCAAACAGTACACTCGCTGAATTCGGTGAAATAATGGAAAGTGAACTGCAGTGCAGTATATGTGCGGAACTCTTCGTGGCCGCGATCACACTCAACTGCTCTCACACGTTCTGCAAATACTGCATCACTACTTGGAAGAAGAAAAAGATGGATTGTCCGATATGCCG TTCACCCATAACATCGGAGTGCAGAAGCTTAGTACTCGACTCGTTTATAGAAAAAATGGTACAAAATCTAACAGAAGAAATGAAGAAAAAGAGACGAGATATGTTGAAAAGTCGAGAag acgAAGAGACTCTTTTGAATTCGACGAAGACGAAAGCGCCGAACTATCAttcgaggaggaggaggaggggGAGGGGGAGAACCCGGAttt cgaATACTTCGATTTCTTCGATTACGGGAGTGATGGCGACATCGACGAATCCTACGAATCAGATTCCGACAGTTGATCTGACTGCACTAAGGATAGGATCAACAGCTCCGATATTCCGGcag CGGATTGTTTCGAATGAAGTGATCGTTTTGGGAGACGAAAACCCAGCCGCGCCCTCTACGCGCGCCCGATCCACCTCTCAACGCGACTTGTCTCTTtag